A segment of the Arcobacter sp. CECT 8983 genome:
GGTTGTTTATAATACAAATAGAGGTGGAAATATTTATGAAAAAGGTACAAAATCTATTTTTGATGTTAAACAGTGGAGTGGAAATCAAGAATGTACAACTTGTGAAGCTTGTGTAAAAATTTGTCCTACTCATATTGATATTAGAAAAGGTTTACAAGTTCAGTGTATCAACTGTTTAGAGTGTTCTGATGCTTGTGCAACTGTTATGGGAAAACTTGGGAAAAAATCATTAATTGATTGGGGAAGTACAAACACAGTAATAAATAAAAAGAAATCACCACTTTTTACAATAAAAAATATTGTATATATCGTATCTCTTCTTGCTTGTTTAATGCTAGCAATATTCTATACAGGTGAAAAAGAAGACTTCTTAGTAAATGTGAATAAAACTACAAAACTGTATGGTATCAAAGAAGGAACAGTTACAAATAACTATTTATTAACAATCCATAACACAAATAAAAAAGAGTATACCTTTGAAGTAGAAGTTTTAGATCCAAGATTTGAAGTAAAAAGATATAGAGCATTAAAATTAAAACCAAAACAGAGACTAAAAACAGTATTAATTTTAAATACTACTAGAAAACTAGCCTCAACAAATAGAAAAGATACTCCTTATAAAGCAAAGATTAAAATATTTGCAAAAGAGAATAAAGAAGTAAGTGTTATAAGAGAAATCTCTTTTATGTATCCAAGAAGAGATTTACTTAAATAGCTTTTTCAATAATAAGACAGAAGCAAGAACCTTTTTTTAAAGGTTTTGCTTCAATTTTTCCATTAAAACTTTTTTCAATAATAAGTTTAGATAAATAAAGTCCTAATCCAGTACCTTCTTCTTTTGTTGTAAAGTATGGTTCAAATAGTTTTTCTTGACTTCTTTTATTAATTCCTATTCCATTATCTTTTATATTAATAATTACATCTGCTGAAGTTGAATCAACACAAATTTCAATAAGAGGTTTTTCAGTATCTTTTAAAGCATCACTTGCATTTGAAACAAGAGAAAGAATAACTTGTGAAAGTTCATTTTTACTCCCAATGATTTGTATATTTTCATCTTTTAAGAACTCTATTTGGTATTTGATATTTCTTTTTTTTAGGTCTTCATTTACTATAGACATAGTATTTAAAATAGCATCTTTAACTTTGAATTTTTCTTTTTGCTTTGAAGGAGTGTAAAACTCTTTAAACTCTTCTACTGTGTGAGAAAGAAACTCTAATTGCTCTTTTGCTTGAGAGTATTTTTTATCAAAATAGTTTTCATCTAATTTTTCATTTTCATATCTTTTTTTTAAATTTATTAAAATATATGAAAGATTATTTAGTGGTTGCTTAAATTGATGGGCAATATTTGCTAACATTTCTCCACTTTTTGCCATTTTTGATTGTTGTAAAAGCATATTTTCAAAATCTTCATTTTTTTGTTCAAGACGGTTATATCTATGTGAGACTGAAAAAGTAAATAAAATGGCTTCTACAGCAAAGGCAATAAGTACAATATCTAAAAAGTGATTTTGCTCATAATAATTTTTAAAATCAAAAATAAAAAGCATAAAGCAAACTATTGACCAACCAGCGCTGTAAATAAGAGTTGGACCAAAGTTTTTTATATTAAAAATTACAGAAATAAAAAGTATGGCATAAATAATTGTAAAGGGTAAATATTCAAAAAGTACATAGTGATAAAAAGCTGTTAATATAACTATATTTAAAAGTAAAGTATTTATTATTAAGTCTTTATAGTTTTGGGAATTTGGAATAAACTTACCCTCATAAAAATTTATAGCAAAAACTAAAGCAAGTAAGGTAGCAAATAGTAATGAAATCTGCTCTATAAAGTGTGGAATATTAAATAAAGAACTATATGAAACTATATAAACAAGAGAAAAAACTTGCATTAAACAATAAGAGATATAAAATATTTCTTTTGAATAGATGTACCTAATAAAGGTATATACAATCGTCATAATAACAATACCAAAGGTTATTCCATAAAGAAGAATTGTATTCAAACTATCTAGGCTCAATTTTATATCCTGTACCTGAAAGGTTTGTGATTAAATCTTTAGGAATCTTATTTTTAAGATTTTTAATAACTGTTTTTAAAGCATCTTTACTCATAGCACTATCTTGCCAAACATAGTTTTCAATCTCTTCATATGTTACAAATCTATTTAAATTTTTAGATAGTAAATATAATAAATCTTGCTCTTTTTTTCTAAGTTTAATTATTTCATTTTTTACAAGTAGTACTTGATTAAAGATGTCAAAAGTAGTATTTTCATCTAGTTTTATAATATTTGAGTTAGAGTTTTTTAAAGTATCTACACAGATTTCAAGAGCTTTATTAAGTTCATTTTCACAAATAGGCTTAGTAAGATATTTTACAAGTTGTAGTTCAATGGCTTCAAAAAGATACTCTTTTGTAGAGAATGCAGAAAGAATAATAACTTGAGTCTCTTTATCTTTTTGTCTTATTCTTTTTACAAACTCTAAACCATTTAATTTTGGCATTTGAATATCTGTAATTATAATATGAGGTTTGTGCTTGTCATAAATTTTTAAAGCACTTAACGCGTCACTTGCTTCATAAATATGTTCAAAGTAATTTTCTAGATACTCAACACCATTTTCTCTAGCTATATCATCGTCTTCTACATATAATATTTTTATGTTTTTTGTTAACTCTTTTTGCATTTTATATTATATCTAGTAATAGCTATAGTTGATATTTGATTATTAATTATCTTTAGTCATTTCCTCTTCATTTCCAACAACATTTCCATCTTTAAAAAGAAATTCTCTAAGCATTTTGTCCCAAACAGGAGAATTTTTTCTTAACCATTCTATTCCCATACATGCATGTTCAATCTCTTCATCACGATTATGTTCCATAATCGCTTTTGCTTCAGGGTCAGTAGCGCATTCTGCTCTTTGGTTGTACCAATCAACTGCTTCAAGCTCTTCCATAGTACTTTCTATCATTCTATGATAATCTTTTGCAAAATCCGAAAGTTGATTTGGATCTTCATGATATCCTTCATGTGCCATAATTACTCCTTTTTTTTATTTAAGTAAAAAACATAACATAAAGAATTTTATATTTATATTAGAATTTTATATTAAAAAGCTTTTAATATATTTACTACTTAGTAGTTGGTATAATAACAAAAAAATCAAGGGTAGTTATGGTAAATAAATCAATCTTTAGAGAGTATGATATTAGAGGAATTGTAGGTAGTGAATTAAATAAAGAATCAGTAAAACTTATTGGATACTTTTTTGGAAAGAAAGTTTTTGAAAAGTTTGGGAAAGACTCTTTTGTTGCAATAGGCTATGATGCAAGAACTCACTCTCCTGAACTTTTCTCTTATTTAGCGAGTGGATTAAATGCCTCTGGTTGCAAAGTATTAAATATGCACATGGTTGCAACTGGAATAAACTATTTTGCAAATTATCAAACTTTTAATATTGAAGATAAGAATATTACACCAACTGCTTCTATTATGATAACAGGAAGTCATAATCCAAGTGAATATAATGGCTTTAAAATAACTTTTGATAAAAAACCTTTTTTTGCTGAAGATATCTACTCTTTAGGTGATGAAATTATTGCTTCTAATATTGAGATTGAAGATAATGATAAAGCCTATGAAATAGATGTTAAATCTTTATATGTAGATTTTATGATTAAAGAGTTTTCTCACTTAAA
Coding sequences within it:
- the ccoG gene encoding cytochrome c oxidase accessory protein CcoG, with the protein product MSYSKKRYLTYLIITILVFVIPFIKINGNHLLLLSFDKMQFHFLGLVFNMNELYVMPFLLMLLFIGIFAMTSMFGRVWCGWACPQTIFRVIYRDLIETKILGLRRIKNKQKDIDYSKTSTKIKKYISLVIWGILSLIAAMNFMWYFVPPEDFFKYIINPNEHFLLLMFVVSITLFLIYDIVFMKEHFCTYVCPYSRIQSALYDDDTKQVVYNTNRGGNIYEKGTKSIFDVKQWSGNQECTTCEACVKICPTHIDIRKGLQVQCINCLECSDACATVMGKLGKKSLIDWGSTNTVINKKKSPLFTIKNIVYIVSLLACLMLAIFYTGEKEDFLVNVNKTTKLYGIKEGTVTNNYLLTIHNTNKKEYTFEVEVLDPRFEVKRYRALKLKPKQRLKTVLILNTTRKLASTNRKDTPYKAKIKIFAKENKEVSVIREISFMYPRRDLLK
- a CDS encoding sensor histidine kinase, whose protein sequence is MSLDSLNTILLYGITFGIVIMTIVYTFIRYIYSKEIFYISYCLMQVFSLVYIVSYSSLFNIPHFIEQISLLFATLLALVFAINFYEGKFIPNSQNYKDLIINTLLLNIVILTAFYHYVLFEYLPFTIIYAILFISVIFNIKNFGPTLIYSAGWSIVCFMLFIFDFKNYYEQNHFLDIVLIAFAVEAILFTFSVSHRYNRLEQKNEDFENMLLQQSKMAKSGEMLANIAHQFKQPLNNLSYILINLKKRYENEKLDENYFDKKYSQAKEQLEFLSHTVEEFKEFYTPSKQKEKFKVKDAILNTMSIVNEDLKKRNIKYQIEFLKDENIQIIGSKNELSQVILSLVSNASDALKDTEKPLIEICVDSTSADVIINIKDNGIGINKRSQEKLFEPYFTTKEEGTGLGLYLSKLIIEKSFNGKIEAKPLKKGSCFCLIIEKAI
- a CDS encoding response regulator transcription factor translates to MQKELTKNIKILYVEDDDIARENGVEYLENYFEHIYEASDALSALKIYDKHKPHIIITDIQMPKLNGLEFVKRIRQKDKETQVIILSAFSTKEYLFEAIELQLVKYLTKPICENELNKALEICVDTLKNSNSNIIKLDENTTFDIFNQVLLVKNEIIKLRKKEQDLLYLLSKNLNRFVTYEEIENYVWQDSAMSKDALKTVIKNLKNKIPKDLITNLSGTGYKIEPR
- a CDS encoding encapsulin-associated ferritin-like protein, with the translated sequence MAHEGYHEDPNQLSDFAKDYHRMIESTMEELEAVDWYNQRAECATDPEAKAIMEHNRDEEIEHACMGIEWLRKNSPVWDKMLREFLFKDGNVVGNEEEMTKDN